One Gammaproteobacteria bacterium DNA segment encodes these proteins:
- the tolQ gene encoding protein TolQ, which translates to MNTDMSLIALVAEASVVVQLVMLVLVLASMASWSIIFHKARAVKKATKAADDFEGSFWSGGELNTLYRKLTSSNKQSHGMEAMFESGFKGFLRLRKQQNADPEAMVEAAQRAMRVTMSKEIDALERNLPFLATVGSTSPYIGLLGTVWGIMNSFRALGNVQQATLAMVAPGIAEALIATAMGLFAAIPAVIAFNHYNTDVERLISRYDNFMEEFASILHRQAHV; encoded by the coding sequence GTGAATACTGATATGTCGCTGATTGCTCTGGTCGCAGAGGCCAGTGTTGTCGTGCAGTTGGTTATGTTGGTGTTGGTGCTGGCATCGATGGCATCATGGAGCATTATTTTTCATAAGGCGCGTGCAGTCAAAAAAGCCACCAAAGCTGCTGATGATTTCGAAGGCAGCTTTTGGTCTGGCGGTGAGCTCAATACCCTTTATAGAAAACTGACATCCAGTAATAAGCAATCGCATGGCATGGAGGCCATGTTCGAATCTGGCTTTAAAGGTTTTTTGCGTTTGCGTAAGCAACAAAACGCCGACCCGGAAGCGATGGTTGAAGCGGCGCAGCGTGCTATGCGTGTCACCATGAGCAAAGAGATTGATGCGCTTGAGCGCAATCTGCCGTTTCTCGCCACTGTGGGTTCGACCAGCCCGTATATTGGCTTGCTCGGTACAGTTTGGGGCATTATGAACTCCTTTCGCGCATTGGGTAATGTGCAGCAAGCAACGCTTGCTATGGTGGCACCGGGTATTGCTGAAGCACTGATTGCTACTGCGATGGGACTATTTGCTGCAATTCCTGCGGTGATTGCCTTTAATCATTACAACACCGATGTTGAGCGATTGATCAGTCGTTACGATAATTTCATGGAAGAATTCGCCAGCATTCTTCATCGTCAAGCACACGTATAG
- the pal gene encoding peptidoglycan-associated lipoprotein Pal, which translates to MIKTMNRWLLATLVLAMAACASTKQSGDDVPIEDRQPSEFSTENGGDGFSVNGIGDNGDVIGSETSGIGSEGAASLAALEDPDSPLAERIIYFAVDSNVIGNEYTAMIEAHARFLAENPDVNAILEGHTDESGTREYNLALGERRAKSVRDFLLLQGASSSQIETISYGEERPAQFGQDGTSWDQNRRVEILYGNR; encoded by the coding sequence ATGATTAAAACGATGAATCGATGGTTGTTGGCGACGTTAGTTTTGGCTATGGCTGCATGTGCATCTACCAAACAGTCAGGTGATGATGTACCTATTGAAGACCGTCAGCCTTCTGAATTTTCAACAGAGAATGGTGGGGATGGCTTTTCAGTGAATGGTATCGGTGATAATGGTGATGTCATTGGCAGTGAAACCAGTGGCATTGGCAGCGAGGGTGCTGCTTCGCTGGCAGCGCTTGAAGACCCGGACAGTCCACTTGCCGAACGCATTATTTATTTTGCTGTCGATTCCAATGTCATTGGTAATGAATACACGGCTATGATTGAGGCGCATGCTCGTTTTTTGGCTGAAAACCCGGATGTGAATGCTATTCTCGAAGGACATACCGATGAGAGTGGTACGCGTGAATATAACCTTGCTCTTGGCGAACGTCGAGCCAAGTCCGTGCGTGATTTTTTGCTTCTACAGGGTGCTTCATCAAGCCAGATCGAAACCATCAGTTATGGTGAAGAACGCCCTGCTCAGTTTGGTCAAGATGGGACATCTTGGGATCAGAATCGTCGTGTAGAGATTCTCTATGGCAATCGTTAG
- the sufT gene encoding putative Fe-S cluster assembly protein SufT, with translation MIPLKRDCKATLIPVGTEITIPSGTQVVVTQALGGSFTVNVAGNLARIAGEDADALGLEHTLIKKDVSKVDGPVDIEDVWEQLRTCYDPEIPVNIVELGLIYECKTTELDDGGNRVDITMTLTAPGCGMGPVLVDDAQSKIMSIANVTEVNCELVFDPPWDQSMMSEAARLQTGLM, from the coding sequence TTGATACCTCTTAAACGCGACTGCAAAGCAACGCTGATTCCGGTCGGCACTGAAATCACTATTCCCTCCGGCACCCAAGTGGTTGTTACACAAGCCCTGGGTGGCAGCTTCACGGTTAACGTTGCAGGCAATCTAGCGCGTATCGCTGGTGAAGATGCCGACGCACTGGGGCTGGAACATACACTGATTAAAAAAGATGTCAGCAAAGTAGATGGTCCGGTTGATATAGAAGATGTATGGGAACAGCTACGCACTTGCTATGACCCGGAAATCCCCGTCAATATCGTTGAGCTTGGCTTGATCTATGAGTGTAAAACCACTGAGCTGGATGATGGCGGCAACCGGGTAGACATCACCATGACCCTGACTGCACCAGGCTGCGGTATGGGTCCAGTATTGGTCGACGATGCGCAGTCTAAAATCATGTCCATTGCCAACGTGACAGAAGTTAATTGTGAGCTGGTGTTTGACCCACCGTGGGATCAGAGCATGATGTCTGAGGCTGCGCGCTTACAGACGGGGCTGATGTAG
- the xth gene encoding exodeoxyribonuclease III, protein MKIISANLNGIRAAARKGFFDWMLQQDVDVVCIQETKAQLHQLSDPVFSPEGYHRYFHDAEKKGYSGVALYTRHKPDKVIVGLGWPDVDCEGRYIQADFGQLSVASLYLHSVSASEERQALKFDVMDRLMPRLREMKNDGRDYVICGDWNIAHKKIDIKNWRGNQKNSGFLPAERAWLDTLFDEVGMVDGFRVVNQQEEQYTWWSNRGQAWANNTGWRIDYHVISPGLADKVLAAGIYKDERFSDHAPLILDYDYKIE, encoded by the coding sequence ATGAAAATTATTTCTGCAAATTTAAATGGTATTCGTGCTGCGGCGCGTAAGGGTTTTTTTGACTGGATGCTGCAACAAGATGTTGATGTGGTCTGTATACAAGAAACCAAAGCGCAGCTTCATCAATTGTCCGATCCCGTGTTTTCTCCGGAGGGCTATCATCGCTATTTTCACGATGCGGAGAAAAAGGGTTATAGCGGGGTTGCCCTTTACACGCGTCACAAACCCGATAAGGTTATAGTCGGCCTAGGTTGGCCTGATGTCGATTGTGAAGGCCGTTATATTCAGGCTGATTTTGGTCAACTGAGCGTGGCATCACTGTATCTTCATTCGGTTTCAGCGAGTGAGGAACGACAAGCGCTCAAGTTTGATGTAATGGACAGGTTAATGCCGCGTTTGCGTGAGATGAAAAATGATGGCCGCGATTATGTGATTTGTGGCGACTGGAATATCGCTCACAAGAAGATCGACATCAAAAACTGGCGTGGCAATCAAAAAAATTCAGGTTTTTTGCCCGCAGAGCGGGCTTGGCTCGACACTCTGTTCGACGAAGTCGGCATGGTGGATGGTTTTCGTGTCGTTAACCAGCAAGAGGAGCAATACACCTGGTGGTCAAACCGTGGTCAGGCTTGGGCTAATAACACGGGTTGGCGCATCGATTACCATGTCATCAGCCCTGGTTTGGCCGACAAGGTGCTTGCGGCGGGTATATACAAGGATGAACGCTTCTCTGATCACGCGCCTTTAATTCTCGATTACGACTATAAAATAGAGTAA
- the tolB gene encoding Tol-Pal system beta propeller repeat protein TolB, translating to MKSLKYIVIGLVVAVLTTPAWSKPLEIEITQGIDSALPIAIVPFGWDSATVIPLDVAAIVTSDLQRSGLFEAIDDSDFLSTPTAIDDVKFRDWRLLNASNLIIGNVTVEADVYVIEFYVFDVFKGKKLTGYALRANKHSLRNAAHQVSDIVYEALTGQPGAFATRIAYISVAENAGKKRYSLQVSDADGFNPQSLLNSPEPILSPSWSPDGSQIAYVSYEERRPRIYMQDVVTGQREVISSFPGLNSAPVFSPNGKKLALVLSKDGNPDIYVMDIASRDLKRLTTSSAIETEPTWSPNGKTLAFTSDRGGSPQIYRVSVSGGRSERLTFEGKYNARPRFSPNGEYLAMVHVGNNSGGAYRIAVLDMDIGTLRVLTEGRLDESPSFSPNGSMIIYATEQQGRGVLAAVSTDGRVHQRLSIEDGDTREPVWSPFKN from the coding sequence ATGAAATCATTGAAATATATTGTTATTGGTTTAGTGGTGGCTGTGTTGACTACACCTGCGTGGTCGAAACCCTTGGAGATTGAAATAACCCAAGGTATTGATAGCGCCTTACCGATCGCAATAGTGCCATTTGGTTGGGATAGTGCGACGGTAATACCGCTTGATGTGGCGGCAATTGTGACCAGTGATTTGCAACGTAGTGGCCTGTTTGAAGCGATCGATGACAGTGATTTTTTATCGACACCGACGGCAATCGATGATGTTAAATTTCGTGATTGGCGTTTGTTGAATGCCAGCAATCTCATTATTGGTAATGTCACCGTAGAAGCAGATGTGTATGTGATTGAGTTTTACGTATTTGATGTCTTCAAAGGTAAAAAACTAACCGGCTATGCCTTACGTGCGAACAAGCATAGTTTACGTAATGCTGCGCATCAGGTTAGCGACATCGTTTACGAAGCGCTTACGGGTCAGCCGGGAGCCTTTGCGACACGCATTGCTTATATTTCTGTTGCTGAAAATGCGGGTAAGAAACGCTATTCTTTGCAAGTGTCAGATGCCGATGGCTTTAATCCACAATCGCTGCTGAACTCGCCCGAACCTATTTTGTCGCCAAGCTGGTCGCCTGATGGCAGCCAGATTGCCTATGTGTCTTACGAAGAGCGTCGCCCGCGTATTTATATGCAGGATGTGGTAACAGGCCAGCGTGAGGTGATTTCATCCTTTCCTGGGCTCAATAGTGCGCCGGTTTTCTCGCCCAATGGTAAAAAACTCGCCCTGGTACTGTCCAAGGATGGTAATCCGGATATTTACGTGATGGATATAGCGAGTCGGGATTTAAAGCGTTTAACGACAAGCTCCGCCATTGAAACCGAACCGACCTGGTCGCCTAATGGCAAGACACTGGCCTTTACCTCGGATCGTGGTGGTAGCCCACAGATTTATCGGGTTTCTGTCAGCGGTGGTCGCAGTGAACGCCTGACATTTGAAGGCAAATATAATGCCCGGCCACGTTTTTCGCCGAATGGTGAGTATTTAGCGATGGTCCATGTTGGCAATAACAGTGGTGGTGCCTACCGTATCGCCGTACTTGATATGGATATTGGCACGTTACGGGTGTTAACCGAAGGTCGGCTGGATGAGTCGCCAAGCTTTTCGCCAAATGGTAGCATGATCATCTACGCAACCGAGCAGCAGGGTCGTGGCGTGCTTGCTGCCGTGTCGACAGATGGACGAGTACATCAACGTTTGAGTATTGAAGACGGCGATACCCGGGAGCCAGTGTGGTCTCCTTTTAAAAATTAG
- a CDS encoding TerB family tellurite resistance protein has protein sequence MLSKVKTFFNQHFSVVVEATIDKEHERRLAAATLCVEVMRADYQVNSEELKSILLSLQDSFDLTAEEAKELLGLAEVSADEATSLYPFTRLINAEYSLPQKIDVVEMLWRVALSDNDKDKYEEHLVRQVADLLYVPHQDFIQARHRAEAAMLPSTR, from the coding sequence ATGCTAAGCAAGGTAAAAACGTTCTTTAATCAGCATTTTTCAGTTGTTGTAGAAGCGACAATAGATAAAGAGCATGAACGACGGCTTGCCGCCGCGACATTATGTGTCGAGGTAATGCGAGCAGATTATCAGGTTAATTCTGAAGAGCTGAAATCAATATTATTGTCTTTGCAAGATAGCTTTGATTTGACGGCTGAAGAAGCCAAAGAACTGTTGGGTTTGGCTGAGGTATCAGCTGATGAGGCGACATCTTTGTACCCGTTTACACGTTTGATTAATGCGGAATATTCGTTGCCGCAAAAAATTGATGTGGTCGAAATGTTATGGCGAGTCGCATTGTCAGATAATGATAAAGATAAATATGAAGAACATTTAGTACGTCAGGTGGCAGATCTGCTTTATGTGCCACACCAGGATTTTATACAAGCACGTCATCGCGCCGAAGCCGCTATGTTACCGTCAACACGCTAA
- the queC gene encoding 7-cyano-7-deazaguanine synthase QueC, producing MTAQAVGDGAIVLLSGGLDSATVLADALEQGYQVYTLSFDYGQRHYSELNAARQLAQNSKVVEHRVMDLNALGALGGSALTDKTISVPEQGGAAIPVTYVPARNTVFLSYALAWAEVLRVNDVFIGVNAVDYSGYPDCRPEFIQAFADMANLATKVAVEGQSFRLHTPLIDMSKAEIICRGNELGVDYSLTVSCYQADSKGYACGHCDACRLRAEGFRVAEIPDPTRYC from the coding sequence ATGACAGCTCAGGCGGTTGGTGATGGCGCTATCGTCTTGCTATCAGGCGGCCTTGATTCGGCCACTGTCTTGGCTGATGCCCTAGAGCAGGGCTATCAGGTCTATACATTGAGCTTTGATTATGGTCAACGCCATTACAGCGAGCTCAATGCAGCACGTCAACTCGCGCAGAATTCAAAGGTGGTTGAACATCGCGTAATGGATCTCAATGCGTTGGGAGCATTAGGCGGCTCGGCGTTAACGGATAAAACCATCTCAGTGCCTGAACAAGGCGGCGCTGCAATACCGGTGACCTATGTGCCGGCGCGTAATACCGTGTTTTTATCTTATGCTCTGGCTTGGGCCGAGGTTCTGCGAGTCAATGATGTCTTTATTGGTGTCAATGCAGTGGATTACTCCGGTTACCCAGATTGCCGACCAGAATTTATACAGGCGTTTGCAGATATGGCTAATCTAGCAACCAAGGTGGCAGTCGAGGGTCAGTCATTTCGCCTACATACCCCGCTCATTGACATGAGCAAGGCCGAAATCATCTGTCGTGGTAACGAGCTGGGCGTTGATTACAGCCTCACAGTGTCGTGCTATCAAGCTGATTCTAAGGGGTATGCTTGTGGCCACTGTGATGCGTGCCGTTTGCGTGCGGAGGGGTTTCGTGTTGCTGAAATACCTGACCCAACACGATATTGCTAG
- a CDS encoding GNAT family N-acetyltransferase has protein sequence MNIELKPFELADINRLLSWLDAASSRDKNELLLSWAGPFFEFPLTQNQCQQYWQTSQGDPPSRLIFKAVDNDSGDVVGHIELDGFDAENQSAFISRVLVGVDAQRGKGIGRSIVLQLINMAFSQLALHRLAVGVMDFNTTAIRCYEKCGFKYEGRYRDIVRYEDKYYSVVTMSLLRNEWQQAAGQPFDC, from the coding sequence TTGAATATTGAGTTAAAGCCATTTGAACTTGCTGACATCAACCGTCTTTTGTCATGGCTTGATGCAGCGTCCTCTCGAGACAAAAATGAGCTGCTATTAAGCTGGGCTGGACCTTTCTTTGAATTTCCGTTGACGCAGAATCAGTGCCAGCAGTATTGGCAGACGTCGCAGGGTGATCCACCGAGTCGTTTGATATTCAAGGCCGTGGATAACGACAGTGGTGACGTGGTTGGTCACATAGAACTGGATGGCTTTGATGCTGAAAACCAGTCTGCTTTTATTTCTCGCGTGTTGGTTGGTGTTGATGCTCAGCGTGGCAAGGGAATCGGCCGATCAATTGTATTGCAACTTATTAATATGGCATTTTCCCAGTTAGCGCTGCATCGTCTTGCCGTTGGCGTGATGGATTTTAATACCACTGCAATCCGTTGTTATGAGAAATGTGGTTTTAAATATGAAGGACGATATCGTGATATTGTTAGATATGAAGATAAATACTATTCCGTAGTTACCATGAGCTTGCTACGAAACGAGTGGCAGCAAGCAGCGGGTCAGCCTTTTGATTGTTGA
- a CDS encoding M48 family metallopeptidase translates to MTNMIHIDTRFNRAIRYIIRMKVMTKPTLILAMLLTLAVCMNSHAENLPDIGDAAGRILTPTDEHQIGAQFYRRLQQSVTLVDDPEINQYLRALGLSLVSNSDNPFQPYLFFVVDDPTVNAFAAPGGYIGIHSGLIFAARNEGELASVLAHEIAHITQRHIARAIEAQTKSTPLNTAALLAAILLGASGNGQAATAAVATVVAGSAQSSINFTRANEKEADRAGITILARSNINPGAMADFFGRLEQISRVNKSSLPEFLRTHPVTQSRIADSRARADQYTNQHKELGRKDSEYFQLIKARLRVLLADDKKNILRQFESEANKKNASTSTQYGYALALTQRGQYSKARKILNTLLAQSPDDNHYVSALAKVELGDNNNTGAIKLLAGSLELNPHNHAVTLNYAKALLLANKAQDARKLLQTHLRRSQPQRASGVQFALTYKLLAQALGKTGATIEAHEALAEYYLLSGNNSGAIEQLEIAVKLAERQDNLAAQRIEARLEQLQPKQDEKG, encoded by the coding sequence ATGACTAATATGATACATATTGATACACGATTTAACCGTGCTATCCGCTATATTATACGCATGAAAGTAATGACCAAACCAACACTCATATTGGCAATGCTACTGACCTTAGCGGTCTGCATGAACAGTCACGCTGAAAATTTGCCCGATATTGGTGACGCTGCCGGACGTATTCTGACGCCAACAGATGAACACCAAATCGGCGCCCAGTTTTATCGTCGGCTACAACAATCTGTCACCCTGGTTGACGATCCGGAAATAAATCAATACTTACGCGCACTGGGGTTATCACTTGTCTCTAACAGTGACAATCCATTTCAGCCCTATCTCTTTTTTGTCGTTGACGACCCAACTGTTAATGCCTTTGCTGCACCCGGGGGCTACATTGGCATACACAGTGGCTTAATATTTGCCGCACGTAATGAGGGCGAACTAGCCTCTGTTCTTGCACATGAAATTGCGCATATTACTCAACGCCATATTGCTCGCGCCATCGAGGCGCAAACAAAATCAACACCACTCAATACGGCTGCTTTATTAGCAGCAATTCTGCTTGGCGCTAGTGGTAATGGACAAGCGGCAACCGCAGCAGTCGCAACAGTCGTAGCAGGGTCAGCACAGTCATCCATTAACTTTACACGCGCCAATGAAAAAGAAGCCGATCGCGCAGGCATTACCATCCTGGCACGATCGAACATTAACCCTGGCGCTATGGCAGACTTCTTTGGTCGTCTCGAACAAATCTCACGAGTCAACAAAAGCTCTCTGCCTGAGTTTTTACGTACCCACCCAGTGACGCAATCGCGCATCGCAGATTCACGTGCTCGCGCCGATCAATACACCAATCAACATAAAGAGCTTGGCCGCAAAGATAGCGAATATTTTCAATTAATCAAAGCGCGATTACGGGTACTGCTAGCAGATGATAAAAAAAATATCCTGCGCCAGTTTGAGTCAGAAGCAAACAAAAAAAATGCCAGCACCAGCACGCAATATGGTTATGCATTAGCGCTAACTCAACGTGGTCAGTACAGCAAAGCACGCAAAATATTAAATACCCTGCTAGCACAGTCACCGGACGACAATCACTATGTCAGCGCCCTGGCTAAAGTTGAACTCGGCGATAATAACAATACTGGCGCAATCAAACTACTTGCTGGCAGCCTTGAGCTAAACCCACACAATCACGCAGTCACCTTGAACTATGCCAAAGCATTACTGCTTGCAAACAAGGCGCAAGATGCACGTAAACTACTGCAAACACACCTGCGCCGAAGCCAACCTCAACGTGCCTCTGGCGTGCAGTTTGCCTTAACCTACAAACTATTGGCGCAAGCCTTAGGTAAAACTGGCGCGACCATAGAAGCCCATGAAGCACTGGCTGAATACTACCTGCTTAGCGGCAACAACAGCGGCGCTATAGAGCAACTTGAAATTGCTGTAAAGCTCGCTGAACGACAAGACAATCTAGCGGCACAGCGTATTGAAGCACGCCTGGAACAACTACAACCAAAGCAAGATGAAAAAGGCTAA
- the queE gene encoding 7-carboxy-7-deazaguanine synthase QueE: MSAAKTNLRISEIFYSLQGEARDVGFPTVFIRLTGCPLRCVWCDTEYAFHGGETLDFDAILSRVATFNTRRVTVSGGEPLAQTQCIDLLQQLCDDNYQVSLETSGAMDVSKVDRRVVKVVDVKPPGSGESSKNRLENFQFLNKNDQLKFVISHREDYDWSLQFIDQHNLSQYCDILFSPVYQVMPTTDLADWLLADQRNIRLQIQLHKYLWGEVAGT; the protein is encoded by the coding sequence ATGTCTGCTGCTAAAACTAACTTGCGTATCTCCGAGATATTCTATTCGCTGCAAGGCGAGGCCAGAGACGTTGGTTTCCCCACGGTTTTTATTCGTTTAACGGGTTGCCCCTTGCGTTGCGTTTGGTGTGATACCGAATACGCATTTCATGGTGGTGAGACATTAGATTTTGACGCGATTCTGTCTCGAGTTGCCACCTTTAATACACGACGAGTGACTGTCTCTGGTGGTGAGCCGCTGGCACAAACACAATGTATCGATTTGTTGCAACAGCTGTGTGACGACAACTATCAGGTCTCGCTTGAAACCAGCGGCGCGATGGATGTATCCAAGGTTGATCGGCGGGTGGTGAAAGTGGTAGATGTTAAGCCGCCAGGGTCAGGTGAAAGCAGCAAAAATCGTCTTGAGAATTTTCAATTTTTAAATAAAAATGATCAACTAAAATTTGTTATTAGTCATCGTGAAGATTATGATTGGTCGTTGCAGTTTATTGACCAGCATAACTTGTCGCAATATTGCGACATTCTATTTTCACCCGTATATCAAGTGATGCCTACCACAGATTTGGCTGATTGGTTGCTGGCAGACCAGCGTAATATTCGTTTGCAAATACAACTGCATAAGTATTTATGGGGCGAGGTTGCTGGAACATGA
- a CDS encoding rhodanese-like domain-containing protein: protein MSSVKYWAIALLALCLVACDAEPKVSMIDQDALVARIQSNDAPVVIDVRPEKDYAKGHIPGATNIPYSHLVKFLTEVPAEKGDDIVLYCETGVFADKAIDLLHQSGWRKLYHLEGNMVEWRKAGLPTGLMRRAPS from the coding sequence ATGTCGTCAGTAAAATATTGGGCTATTGCGTTATTGGCGCTTTGCCTGGTGGCATGTGATGCCGAGCCTAAAGTCAGCATGATCGACCAGGATGCCTTGGTTGCGCGAATCCAGAGCAACGATGCGCCAGTTGTCATCGATGTGCGGCCTGAAAAGGACTATGCCAAGGGCCATATCCCGGGCGCAACGAATATTCCCTATAGTCACTTGGTAAAATTCCTCACCGAGGTGCCAGCCGAGAAAGGCGATGACATTGTGCTTTATTGTGAGACAGGTGTTTTTGCTGACAAAGCGATAGATTTGTTACACCAGAGCGGTTGGCGAAAGCTCTATCATCTGGAAGGCAATATGGTGGAATGGCGCAAAGCCGGTTTACCCACTGGTTTGATGCGGCGGGCTCCATCTTGA
- the tolA gene encoding cell envelope integrity protein TolA, producing MSGFYEKFSALILAVVVHLLIGAALVFGFDRSTPISKPMAREHVETIKGTVVDASAFQAQLDKLKQREIDKQQAEIDKQRKLEDAVKKAEKAKHKALVEKNKAEQEAKKLAEKKVTEEKRLAELAVKRKAEEKAQRKAEQAKKEAEVAKKKVELEAKKIAEQKALEEKKLAELEAKRKAEEVARQKVEAEKRKADEARKQAEAEAARKKAAVEAKRKEQKAAHEAEEQHLRDQLLESEGIGLENENQSQLQILQQRYENDIRQKIQASWLRPANFQVGWECKVFVKQGPGGIVLSANVVEGACDGNEQFRTSVENAVYRADPLPPPEDSSLFKRELNLTFRPEN from the coding sequence ATGTCAGGGTTTTACGAAAAATTCAGTGCCTTAATACTGGCGGTAGTAGTACATCTTCTCATCGGTGCGGCATTAGTGTTTGGTTTTGACCGTAGCACACCCATATCCAAGCCCATGGCGCGTGAGCACGTTGAAACTATTAAAGGCACTGTCGTTGATGCGTCGGCTTTTCAGGCTCAGCTTGATAAGCTTAAACAGCGAGAAATAGACAAACAGCAAGCGGAAATCGACAAGCAGAGAAAATTAGAAGACGCTGTGAAAAAAGCAGAAAAAGCGAAACACAAAGCACTCGTTGAGAAAAATAAGGCTGAGCAAGAGGCCAAAAAACTTGCCGAGAAAAAAGTGACTGAAGAAAAACGTTTGGCTGAATTAGCGGTTAAACGTAAGGCAGAAGAAAAAGCACAACGCAAAGCCGAGCAGGCAAAGAAAGAAGCTGAGGTCGCGAAAAAGAAAGTTGAACTGGAAGCTAAAAAAATAGCCGAACAGAAAGCACTTGAAGAAAAAAAACTGGCAGAGCTAGAAGCCAAACGTAAAGCAGAGGAAGTCGCTAGGCAGAAGGTCGAAGCGGAAAAGCGCAAGGCTGACGAAGCTAGAAAGCAAGCAGAGGCTGAAGCGGCACGCAAAAAAGCGGCTGTTGAGGCAAAGCGTAAAGAACAAAAGGCAGCACACGAAGCAGAAGAGCAGCACTTACGTGACCAATTGTTAGAAAGCGAAGGCATTGGCCTGGAAAATGAGAACCAAAGCCAATTACAGATATTGCAACAACGATATGAAAACGATATTAGGCAAAAAATACAGGCATCGTGGTTGCGCCCAGCTAATTTTCAGGTGGGTTGGGAGTGTAAGGTGTTTGTTAAGCAAGGTCCTGGTGGTATTGTGCTTAGCGCGAATGTTGTTGAGGGGGCTTGTGATGGCAATGAGCAATTTCGTACTTCTGTTGAAAATGCGGTATATCGTGCAGACCCACTGCCGCCACCTGAAGACTCAAGCCTTTTTAAGCGCGAGTTGAACCTAACGTTTAGACCGGAAAATTAA
- the ybgF gene encoding tol-pal system protein YbgF — protein sequence MLYRCLAVTSLFLAACLISSLAVADEAALEQRIARLERAFESQPLVEMLRRLEALQQDVQQIRGEQEQLNYSIEGIKKRQRDLYLDIDQRLAALEASAVSSRGTSKPAINNVPDGSSTAATTDDRKELSEYQGAFEILRARRYDDAIIAFQSYVERYPDGKYAANAKYWLGEANYVSRRFPVAIEQLNKVLKDHPKSNKVQDALLKIGFSYYELKQWPEARTSLQRLVDVYPNTTAGKLALKRLDQMDADGR from the coding sequence ATGTTATATCGTTGTTTAGCTGTTACAAGTCTTTTCTTGGCTGCGTGTTTAATCAGTTCGCTGGCGGTCGCTGATGAAGCTGCTTTGGAGCAAAGAATTGCACGCCTGGAGCGCGCGTTTGAATCGCAACCATTGGTTGAAATGTTGCGTCGACTAGAAGCGCTGCAGCAAGATGTGCAGCAGATACGTGGTGAACAGGAGCAGTTAAACTACAGCATAGAAGGCATTAAAAAACGCCAGCGTGATCTATACCTTGACATAGACCAACGTTTGGCGGCATTAGAAGCGTCTGCTGTGAGTAGCCGTGGGACAAGTAAGCCAGCAATAAATAATGTGCCTGATGGTAGCAGCACAGCAGCGACTACGGATGATCGTAAAGAGCTGTCAGAGTATCAAGGTGCTTTCGAGATTTTGCGTGCACGTCGTTACGACGATGCGATTATTGCGTTTCAATCTTATGTCGAGCGTTACCCTGATGGAAAATACGCTGCCAACGCCAAATATTGGTTGGGTGAAGCCAATTATGTGTCGCGGCGTTTCCCTGTTGCGATTGAACAGCTCAATAAGGTCTTAAAAGATCACCCTAAAAGTAACAAAGTGCAGGACGCACTATTGAAAATCGGGTTTTCTTACTATGAGCTAAAACAGTGGCCAGAGGCGCGCACGAGCTTGCAAAGGCTAGTCGATGTTTACCCAAATACAACCGCAGGTAAGCTTGCGCTTAAACGACTCGATCAGATGGATGCTGATGGGCGTTAG
- the tolR gene encoding protein TolR codes for MRRHKRKPPMSAINVVPYIDVMLVLLIIFMITTPLLQQGVEVDLPSAAANPIESDEGAGDSLVVSVDAQGNYYLNTGDDADQPKSGNEIKLSVMAVLKHKPATKIFLAGDKEVNYGAVAGAMVLLKQAGVPNINILTDPPEQQDQQ; via the coding sequence ATGCGTCGCCATAAACGCAAACCGCCGATGTCAGCAATTAATGTTGTGCCGTATATCGACGTCATGTTGGTCTTGCTTATTATTTTTATGATTACAACACCTTTGCTGCAGCAAGGCGTTGAGGTCGATTTACCGTCCGCTGCTGCGAACCCTATTGAGAGTGATGAGGGCGCTGGCGATAGCCTGGTAGTCAGTGTCGATGCGCAAGGAAATTATTATCTCAACACGGGTGATGACGCCGACCAGCCCAAGTCAGGCAATGAAATAAAGCTCTCCGTCATGGCTGTGTTAAAGCATAAGCCCGCGACAAAGATTTTTTTGGCAGGTGACAAAGAAGTCAATTACGGCGCTGTTGCGGGGGCAATGGTATTGCTAAAGCAAGCCGGTGTGCCCAACATAAATATTTTAACTGATCCGCCTGAACAACAAGACCAACAATAG